A DNA window from Paenibacillus andongensis contains the following coding sequences:
- a CDS encoding sensor domain-containing diguanylate cyclase, whose translation MRFQLWIVVVIVTLTLSIIVPFYFIEKKDRLDEAENQLKQVITLQSLYIERWNKEKLDTINRFALSDHAKFHEIGELKREFQDYSRVNSEFLSIAYVEKDGFIRSDADPAISYYVGDRQYFKQALEKKSFISGVIISKDSGKPVITFSAPVLGDHNDFKGAVLGIVTLEMLNSLMKQLSFGETGEVYVLDSEGNVVTASNDTSKSDEFVNVLMKTEIMQRAKTGSTSNDSYIGFRGERVYGQYKWSAEKSWVVVGEITQREVFQKLNQLSLAIIIISLIALILSIGAAVTIASKIERPIRYLLRGTKIIQNGNYDYQIDADKIRMAPIELRQLVNTFNLMSGKLKANISLLEHSALVDQLTEIPNRRYMMQEGNKQLQACIAAGQMCTVMMFDIDHFKKINDTYGHLVGDRVLHHVASILQRHSGTDTIVARYGGEEFILLAMRKNAQESVSLAEDLRRHILEEPYSDERVTVQLTASIGVAEYSPRLVFGTMVLEDMVSRADHALYRAKSGGRNRVELDR comes from the coding sequence ATGAGGTTTCAATTATGGATCGTAGTTGTCATTGTGACACTAACCCTCTCAATAATTGTCCCTTTTTATTTTATAGAGAAGAAAGATCGCTTAGATGAAGCTGAGAATCAGTTAAAGCAAGTCATTACCTTGCAAAGTCTGTATATCGAAAGATGGAATAAGGAAAAACTGGATACAATTAATCGCTTCGCCCTATCTGACCATGCAAAATTTCATGAAATAGGCGAGTTGAAAAGAGAATTTCAAGATTATTCACGCGTGAATTCTGAATTCTTGTCGATTGCTTACGTGGAAAAAGACGGATTTATTCGTTCGGATGCAGATCCTGCTATTTCGTATTATGTTGGAGATAGGCAATATTTTAAACAAGCGCTTGAGAAGAAAAGCTTTATCTCCGGCGTTATCATATCCAAAGATTCAGGAAAACCCGTCATAACCTTCTCTGCCCCCGTGCTTGGCGACCATAATGATTTCAAAGGTGCTGTGCTAGGAATTGTAACCCTGGAAATGCTGAATAGTTTAATGAAGCAGCTAAGTTTTGGTGAAACTGGGGAAGTCTATGTGTTGGATTCGGAAGGGAATGTTGTCACAGCCTCAAATGATACAAGCAAAAGCGATGAATTCGTCAATGTCCTGATGAAAACTGAAATCATGCAAAGAGCCAAGACAGGAAGTACTTCGAATGATTCCTACATCGGATTTCGCGGTGAGAGGGTATATGGTCAGTATAAATGGTCTGCGGAAAAAAGCTGGGTTGTCGTAGGTGAGATCACGCAGAGAGAAGTGTTTCAGAAACTAAATCAATTAAGCCTTGCGATTATTATCATTTCGCTTATTGCACTGATTCTCAGTATCGGTGCAGCCGTTACAATTGCCTCTAAAATTGAGAGGCCGATTCGATACTTGCTTCGCGGAACCAAAATTATTCAGAATGGGAACTATGACTACCAGATTGATGCGGATAAAATTCGAATGGCTCCGATTGAATTACGGCAGTTGGTCAATACATTCAACCTGATGTCTGGCAAGCTCAAGGCGAATATTTCCCTACTGGAGCATTCCGCACTGGTGGATCAATTGACAGAGATTCCTAATCGCCGTTATATGATGCAAGAAGGAAATAAACAGCTTCAAGCTTGTATTGCTGCTGGGCAAATGTGCACAGTCATGATGTTCGATATTGACCATTTTAAGAAAATCAATGATACCTATGGGCACTTGGTGGGTGATCGCGTTCTTCATCACGTTGCTTCTATACTACAGCGGCATTCGGGAACAGACACGATTGTTGCACGATATGGAGGCGAAGAGTTTATCCTTCTTGCTATGCGTAAAAATGCTCAAGAAAGTGTTAGCTTGGCAGAGGATCTGAGACGGCATATCTTGGAAGAACCGTACTCGGACGAGCGGGTTACTGTACAACTAACTGCGAGCATAGGTGTGGCTGAATATTCTCCTAGGCTGGTGTTCGGTACGATGGTGCTTGAAGATATGGTTTCCAGAGCAGATCATGCCCTCTATCGCGCGAAATCCGGTGGACGAAACAGAGTAGAACTAGATCGATGA
- a CDS encoding alpha-glucosidase/alpha-galactosidase, producing the protein MSKITFLGAGSTVFAKNVLGDCLHTPALQGFEIALFDIDHERLQDSANMLNNIKKTSGSTSVIKAYTDRKEALSGAKYVVNAIQVGGYDPCTITDFEIPKKYGLRQTIADTVGIGGIFRNLRTIPVMLDFAADIREVCPDALFLNYTNPMAVLTNVMNTYGGVRTVGLCHSVQACIPELFKSLGLEKEGVKAKIAGINHMAWLLEVTKDGVDLYPEIKKRAAEKQKEKHWDMVRYEMMLKFGHYITESSEHNAEYHPYFIKRNYPELVDRFNIPLDEYPRRCIEQISRWKQMREDLVNDTNLTHVRSHEYASYIFEAIETDIPFKIGGNVMNTGLITNLPREACVEVPCLVDRNGVTPTYVGDLPPQLAALNRTNINTQLLTIEAAITRKREHIYHAAMLDPHTSAELSMDDIVAMCDELIEAHGKWLPEYH; encoded by the coding sequence ATGTCCAAGATTACTTTTCTAGGTGCTGGAAGTACGGTTTTTGCCAAAAATGTACTTGGTGATTGTTTGCACACACCCGCGCTGCAAGGCTTTGAAATCGCTCTCTTTGATATTGATCACGAACGTCTGCAGGACTCAGCCAACATGCTGAATAACATCAAAAAAACTAGCGGTAGTACGTCAGTTATTAAAGCGTATACGGACCGTAAGGAAGCTCTCAGCGGAGCTAAATATGTGGTGAACGCTATCCAAGTAGGTGGCTATGATCCATGTACAATAACCGATTTTGAAATCCCCAAAAAGTACGGTTTGCGCCAAACGATTGCCGACACGGTCGGTATCGGCGGTATTTTCCGAAATCTGCGCACGATTCCTGTGATGCTGGATTTCGCAGCGGATATTCGCGAGGTATGTCCTGATGCCCTGTTCCTCAACTACACGAATCCGATGGCCGTATTAACGAATGTCATGAACACGTATGGCGGTGTTCGTACAGTTGGCTTATGTCACAGCGTACAAGCGTGTATCCCGGAGCTTTTCAAAAGTCTAGGCTTGGAAAAGGAAGGCGTTAAGGCCAAAATCGCCGGTATCAACCATATGGCGTGGCTGCTCGAAGTAACCAAGGATGGCGTTGACCTTTATCCAGAGATTAAGAAGCGGGCTGCGGAAAAGCAAAAAGAGAAGCATTGGGACATGGTTCGTTATGAAATGATGCTGAAATTCGGTCATTATATTACCGAGTCTTCCGAGCATAATGCGGAGTACCATCCGTATTTCATCAAACGCAATTATCCAGAGCTGGTTGACCGCTTTAATATTCCGCTCGACGAGTATCCACGTCGCTGTATCGAGCAAATTAGCAGATGGAAACAAATGCGCGAGGATCTGGTGAATGATACGAATTTGACGCATGTGCGTTCACACGAGTATGCTTCGTACATTTTCGAAGCGATCGAGACCGATATTCCGTTCAAAATCGGCGGTAACGTGATGAATACCGGTTTAATTACGAACTTGCCGCGTGAAGCATGCGTTGAAGTTCCTTGTTTAGTGGACCGCAACGGTGTTACGCCTACTTACGTAGGCGATCTGCCTCCACAGTTAGCGGCTCTTAACCGCACGAATATCAATACGCAGCTGCTGACGATTGAAGCTGCAATCACACGTAAGCGCGAGCATATTTATCACGCCGCTATGCTGGATCCACATACATCAGCAGAGCTGTCGATGGACGATATCGTTGCGATGTGTGATGAGTTAATTGAAGCGCACGGTAAATGGCTGCCTGAATATCACTAA
- a CDS encoding Dabb family protein → MIDHIVLVKFSETTTQEQLQEVVDRFKALKEHLTGIVDIQAGINFSEKNKGYQVVLSVRFEDRAALEAYGPNPEHQAVAAYIREVGREDSLIVDIEI, encoded by the coding sequence ATGATCGATCATATTGTACTTGTAAAATTCAGTGAAACAACGACGCAGGAGCAGCTCCAAGAAGTCGTTGATAGATTTAAAGCTTTAAAAGAACATCTAACAGGCATCGTAGATATTCAAGCGGGCATTAACTTTTCAGAGAAAAACAAAGGCTATCAAGTTGTCTTATCTGTACGTTTTGAGGATAGAGCAGCTCTTGAAGCTTATGGTCCAAATCCGGAGCACCAAGCGGTTGCTGCATATATTAGAGAAGTAGGCAGAGAAGATAGTTTAATTGTTGATATTGAAATTTAA
- a CDS encoding AraC family transcriptional regulator, whose protein sequence is MNQDHSYFTLSINPLHSTHELSVLFSGEGKPIPLHKMGPAVHDYYLIHTVHAGEGTFEMHNRTYRCSAGDTFVIYPGELFSYIADRDHPWHYTWVAFSGRAAGTLLSQIGVSPHQAVISGSNPRSIRHYYRRIRSSFQHTDTPVLEDMESAAWLRLLIRELGRMNSHQIAVTPTTETDIERQVGQAIRYLELQYTQPVSIEELAHTLGYHRTYLCKMFKQSTGLAPMQYLLKVRMERAQQLLETSMTIDQVASSVGFNDALYFSKQFRKWSGAAPSVYRKEQKA, encoded by the coding sequence ATGAATCAGGACCATTCCTATTTCACCCTAAGTATCAATCCGCTCCATAGTACCCATGAATTATCCGTACTTTTCAGTGGTGAAGGCAAGCCTATTCCTCTGCATAAAATGGGACCTGCCGTGCATGATTATTACCTTATCCATACCGTGCATGCGGGAGAAGGCACTTTCGAGATGCATAACCGAACTTACCGATGCTCAGCCGGAGACACCTTCGTTATTTATCCCGGAGAGTTGTTCAGCTATATCGCAGATAGAGATCATCCCTGGCACTATACATGGGTTGCCTTTTCAGGCCGTGCTGCAGGAACCTTGCTTTCGCAAATTGGTGTTTCCCCCCATCAGGCCGTCATTTCGGGGAGCAACCCTCGCTCTATACGTCATTATTACCGACGCATTCGCTCCAGTTTCCAGCATACTGATACTCCTGTGCTTGAGGATATGGAATCCGCTGCTTGGCTTCGCCTCTTAATCCGAGAACTCGGGCGCATGAACAGCCACCAGATTGCCGTTACACCAACGACCGAAACCGATATCGAGCGTCAAGTCGGACAAGCTATCCGATATTTAGAACTGCAATACACCCAACCGGTATCTATCGAGGAACTCGCACACACACTAGGCTATCACCGTACGTATTTATGTAAAATGTTCAAACAATCTACCGGCTTAGCCCCTATGCAGTATCTGTTAAAAGTTCGCATGGAACGAGCCCAACAGCTGTTGGAGACATCCATGACGATAGACCAAGTAGCGTCATCTGTCGGATTTAACGATGCCCTCTATTTCTCCAAACAATTTCGCAAATGGAGTGGTGCAGCACCTTCGGTTTATCGTAAAGAACAGAAAGCCTAA
- a CDS encoding DUF58 domain-containing protein — MTTSSKRRSALFRFLDKILLQDFILPTNRFIVLVFVGAVVTLIASIFDAALPVFWSWNALLCVLTSVDLLLLPKRSSWGIRRKLPDQMDVRSSFEVSLELEYEEQSSVHVELMDHLPQTFRMVRNHMSGAFRGTSASFFYTTMALERGEYVFEYVYLRYFGGMGLWKKQVRLKQVDKIDIYPDLSQVRGVLGSVQDALILEGQRLFKKQRSGSEFHYIRDYVQGDDIRHINWKASARTTKLMTNLFQPEKGKIVTLVLDCGRQMAIELEGQVKLDRTLEAALTLAAVALKQGDQVALIAYASQVKVYVPAGKGLSHLQELTRAVYDLRTDFVESNTQIAFSHVLRFLKKRSLVVLFSDMESYLYDQELLPYVQRLRRSHHVLLLSLQDPLLHQWVRIRAEDSSQAYRQSIAHQFTTDRYAYVTKMAGRGIPVMDVPADQLTLSAVNAYLDLKSRDRL; from the coding sequence GTGACCACATCATCCAAGAGACGCTCGGCTCTATTCCGGTTCCTCGATAAAATCCTGCTTCAGGACTTTATCCTGCCAACGAACCGATTCATTGTACTCGTATTCGTAGGTGCTGTAGTCACGTTAATAGCCTCTATTTTTGATGCCGCGTTACCTGTATTCTGGAGCTGGAATGCGCTGCTCTGCGTGTTAACTAGTGTCGATCTGCTGCTGCTTCCTAAACGCAGCAGTTGGGGAATTCGGCGCAAACTTCCGGATCAGATGGATGTTAGAAGCAGCTTTGAGGTGAGTCTTGAGCTCGAATACGAAGAACAGTCGTCTGTTCACGTTGAATTAATGGACCACTTGCCCCAAACATTCCGTATGGTTCGTAACCATATGAGCGGTGCGTTCCGAGGAACGTCGGCCTCTTTCTTTTATACAACGATGGCTCTTGAAAGAGGGGAATATGTCTTCGAATACGTATACTTGCGCTACTTCGGGGGCATGGGGCTTTGGAAGAAGCAAGTACGATTGAAACAAGTAGATAAGATTGATATCTATCCTGATTTATCGCAGGTACGAGGTGTACTAGGCTCAGTACAGGACGCATTAATTTTAGAAGGCCAACGACTATTCAAAAAGCAGCGTAGCGGTTCGGAGTTTCATTATATCCGTGATTATGTGCAAGGCGACGATATTAGGCATATCAATTGGAAAGCATCAGCTCGCACGACGAAGCTGATGACGAATCTTTTTCAGCCGGAAAAAGGAAAGATTGTGACCCTGGTGCTGGACTGTGGTCGGCAAATGGCGATCGAACTTGAGGGACAAGTGAAGCTTGATCGGACGCTGGAAGCTGCCTTAACACTTGCTGCTGTAGCTCTTAAACAAGGGGATCAAGTAGCGTTAATTGCTTACGCAAGCCAAGTGAAAGTGTACGTGCCAGCTGGGAAAGGGCTTTCGCATCTTCAAGAGTTAACGAGGGCCGTTTATGATCTGCGGACGGATTTCGTGGAGTCGAACACACAAATTGCCTTCTCTCATGTGCTGCGTTTTCTAAAAAAACGCTCGCTTGTCGTGCTATTTTCCGATATGGAAAGTTATCTGTATGATCAAGAGCTGCTGCCTTATGTGCAGCGATTGCGCAGAAGTCACCATGTGCTGCTCTTGTCCTTGCAGGATCCGCTTCTTCATCAATGGGTGCGTATTCGCGCTGAGGATAGCAGCCAAGCTTATCGGCAAAGTATTGCCCACCAATTTACAACAGACCGTTATGCGTATGTAACTAAAATGGCCGGCCGAGGTATTCCGGTGATGGATGTCCCTGCCGACCAACTAACGCTTAGCGCTGTTAATGCGTATTTGGATTTGAAATCGCGAGATCGTTTATAG
- a CDS encoding DUF4350 domain-containing protein has protein sequence MRGLNKLHVGLALSILIFLVLGYWLVKPKLPDQPPYLSFSADIDGTKAWKELLSTKQKAVKEWRLSWKNLPKGKAMLLVAVQPSGVTKADREQLLAWVLKGNDVVLFDRNPEGWEPWGTVLGDSGTGSMAKSTKDSAKESTKESTKESTKESTKESASVSTIRVSPDYSSAGGLLTGRVDTPYRIKPGGNGRVLFEDEYGVLASRIEEGSGSITVVLTPNWMQNGTIDQESHFELIWPLFAKPWDAVWVDETHHGLGTKPGLLAVYPAWLVLASVQLGLALLLWLWLRGKRFGPVYTPRAWTVRRGDEGVHAVAAWYERLGYQHEALAHQQLFLRQLLHQRWGLSPSASALQAAEAAAGRMSEAQAAQLARLLEEPPASGGLAGPRAAKQRGVSTQAFVQRTREMGEMIAYLEKE, from the coding sequence ATGAGAGGGCTGAATAAGCTTCATGTGGGACTAGCACTCAGCATCCTGATATTTCTCGTATTAGGTTACTGGCTCGTGAAGCCGAAGCTCCCAGACCAACCTCCTTATCTGTCCTTCTCGGCGGATATCGACGGCACGAAAGCGTGGAAAGAGCTGCTGAGTACGAAGCAAAAAGCTGTAAAGGAATGGCGTTTGAGTTGGAAAAACCTTCCTAAAGGTAAAGCGATGCTGTTGGTTGCCGTACAGCCGTCTGGTGTGACCAAGGCCGATCGCGAGCAGCTGCTCGCTTGGGTTCTGAAGGGGAATGATGTTGTTCTGTTTGATCGCAATCCCGAAGGGTGGGAGCCTTGGGGGACTGTTTTGGGGGATAGTGGGACGGGAAGTATGGCGAAGAGTACGAAGGACAGTGCGAAAGAAAGTACGAAAGAAAGTACGAAAGAAAGTACGAAAGAAAGTACGAAAGAAAGTGCATCTGTCTCGACGATTAGGGTCTCGCCGGATTATTCGTCAGCCGGTGGCTTGCTGACGGGGCGGGTGGATACACCGTACCGGATTAAGCCAGGTGGAAATGGGCGAGTGCTGTTTGAAGATGAATACGGCGTGCTCGCCAGCCGTATAGAAGAAGGTTCGGGCAGCATCACCGTGGTGCTGACCCCGAACTGGATGCAGAATGGGACGATTGATCAGGAGTCCCATTTTGAATTGATCTGGCCGCTGTTCGCGAAGCCTTGGGATGCCGTGTGGGTTGATGAGACCCATCACGGCTTAGGGACGAAGCCCGGACTGCTCGCCGTCTATCCCGCGTGGCTCGTGCTCGCGAGCGTGCAGCTTGGTCTCGCGCTGCTGCTGTGGCTCTGGCTGCGCGGCAAACGCTTTGGCCCTGTCTACACGCCGCGGGCGTGGACGGTCCGCCGCGGCGACGAAGGCGTGCACGCCGTCGCCGCTTGGTACGAGCGCCTCGGCTACCAGCACGAGGCGCTTGCGCACCAGCAGCTGTTCCTGCGGCAGCTGCTGCATCAGCGCTGGGGGCTCAGCCCCAGCGCAAGTGCTTTGCAGGCCGCGGAAGCTGCTGCGGGCCGCATGTCTGAGGCGCAGGCGGCGCAGCTCGCGCGCCTTCTTGAGGAGCCGCCTGCTAGCGGCGGCTTAGCTGGGCCCCGCGCTGCGAAGCAGCGGGGCGTGAGCACCCAGGCGTTCGTGCAGCGAACGCGGGAGATGGGCGAAATGATCGCCTACTTGGAGAAGGAGTGA
- a CDS encoding stage II sporulation protein M — protein MNISRFIREHKSQWTELEQLLIQLNKRKSRLQASHVNRFTELYKVASAHLATLQTHMPADETTLYLNHLVSQAHNAMYKENNKSSKQMKEFFLHYFPSLIHVRSIFVGFALFLFLLGGLLGFLSVWNDPLNLSVIMPGAMADSIDPSKTAAPRGDLHSPLVSTAIMTNNIRVAVLAFISGVTLGIGTIYLMINNGLIVGALAAVFMQSGKSYVFWAYILPHGIIELTAIFIAGGAGLYMGYRFFVPGPYPRKLRFLESAKESAQLLIGTIPLFIIAGIIEGYITPSTMSLEVKYLIAGVTLLLLGLYYGYGTSKRFKQKQLTL, from the coding sequence ATGAATATCTCGCGCTTTATTCGAGAACATAAATCGCAATGGACAGAGCTTGAGCAGCTGCTGATTCAGCTTAATAAGCGAAAGAGCAGGTTGCAGGCCAGCCATGTGAATCGATTCACTGAACTTTACAAAGTCGCATCCGCGCATCTTGCTACCTTACAAACTCACATGCCTGCGGATGAAACAACCCTATATTTGAATCATCTCGTATCCCAAGCCCATAATGCGATGTATAAAGAAAATAACAAAAGCAGTAAGCAAATGAAGGAGTTTTTCCTTCACTACTTTCCATCGCTAATTCACGTGAGAAGTATTTTTGTGGGCTTTGCCCTGTTCTTGTTTTTGCTTGGCGGGCTGCTGGGCTTCTTGTCCGTATGGAACGATCCGTTAAATCTATCCGTGATCATGCCTGGGGCTATGGCCGACAGTATCGACCCTTCCAAAACTGCCGCTCCACGCGGGGACCTGCACTCCCCACTCGTATCCACTGCCATCATGACGAATAACATACGTGTCGCCGTTCTCGCTTTCATAAGCGGTGTAACGCTAGGGATCGGGACTATCTATTTAATGATAAACAACGGACTTATTGTAGGAGCTTTAGCTGCCGTTTTCATGCAATCTGGCAAAAGCTATGTATTCTGGGCCTACATATTGCCGCATGGCATTATTGAACTAACCGCTATTTTCATCGCTGGCGGCGCCGGTTTGTATATGGGATATCGGTTCTTCGTTCCTGGACCCTATCCGCGTAAGCTGCGCTTTCTGGAGTCGGCAAAGGAATCCGCCCAGCTCCTGATCGGCACCATTCCTTTATTCATCATTGCAGGCATTATTGAAGGTTACATTACGCCTTCCACGATGTCGCTTGAAGTCAAATATCTCATAGCCGGAGTGACTTTATTGTTACTCGGACTTTATTACGGATATGGCACTAGCAAACGATTTAAACAAAAACAATTAACACTATAA
- a CDS encoding NAD(P)H-binding protein, whose translation MTAIVAGGSGLVGRELIKLLLEDQAYTKVIALVRTNMQISHLRGNEKLVQIVTDFSNLDALFEPSIFEHAHVFCTLGTTIKKAGSQEQFRKVDLAYPMKLGQMASSGKADVFAIVTAMGANQKSSIFYNQVKGEVEEGLKELKLRALYMLRPSLILGDRDEFRWGEKLGSVVSRAISPMMIGGLRTYRPIHAKTIASGLIKSAKSGQIGTHVLQSAQIAELASK comes from the coding sequence ATGACGGCCATTGTAGCAGGCGGTTCCGGATTAGTTGGTCGTGAGCTGATTAAGCTGCTTCTAGAAGATCAGGCATACACGAAAGTGATTGCGCTGGTTCGTACAAATATGCAAATTAGTCATCTCCGCGGAAATGAGAAATTGGTTCAAATCGTAACCGATTTTAGCAATCTAGATGCCCTTTTTGAACCGTCGATCTTCGAACATGCTCATGTATTTTGCACGTTAGGTACGACGATTAAGAAGGCAGGATCTCAAGAGCAGTTTCGAAAAGTAGACTTGGCGTACCCTATGAAATTGGGTCAGATGGCTAGTTCAGGTAAGGCAGATGTATTTGCCATCGTAACGGCGATGGGAGCAAATCAAAAATCTTCGATTTTCTACAATCAGGTTAAGGGAGAGGTGGAGGAAGGCCTAAAGGAGCTTAAGCTCCGTGCGCTTTACATGCTTCGTCCATCACTTATTCTAGGTGATCGAGATGAGTTTCGATGGGGTGAGAAATTGGGAAGCGTGGTGTCGCGAGCCATTTCCCCGATGATGATCGGTGGACTCCGTACGTATCGACCGATCCATGCAAAAACGATAGCCTCGGGATTAATTAAATCAGCAAAGTCTGGCCAGATTGGCACACATGTGCTGCAGTCAGCTCAGATTGCTGAGCTTGCTTCGAAGTAA
- a CDS encoding AAA family ATPase — protein sequence MNELIQSMEQRLFGQKLNIRLLVTALLAGGHVLLEGVPGLGKTKMARTLADLSGGDYRRIQFTPDLMPGDITGSVIYHMQDHSFTTIQGPIFTNVLLADEINRSGPKTQAALLEAMEERQVTIQGNTYKLPNPFFVVATQNPVEYEGTYPLPEAQLDRFLFKLVLDYPGEEAEVEILRSHVPFGQHQEESLAALLTPERITELQRRLSDVVVEESLFTYIATIIRKTRESKRVQLGASPRAGIAVLMASKAWALLDGRTYVTPDDIKLVARPALRHRLLLTPQAELEGGTSDHIIQETLGSIPVPR from the coding sequence ATGAATGAGTTAATCCAATCGATGGAGCAGCGCTTGTTCGGCCAAAAGCTGAACATAAGGCTGCTCGTCACCGCCCTATTGGCTGGCGGTCATGTACTGCTGGAAGGTGTGCCGGGTCTAGGAAAGACCAAGATGGCACGCACCCTTGCGGATTTATCGGGCGGCGACTACCGCCGTATTCAATTTACGCCAGACCTGATGCCCGGTGATATTACGGGCAGTGTCATTTATCATATGCAGGATCATTCTTTCACGACGATTCAAGGTCCTATTTTCACGAATGTTTTATTGGCTGATGAAATTAACCGTTCCGGACCGAAGACACAAGCGGCACTGCTTGAAGCGATGGAAGAGCGGCAGGTAACGATTCAGGGGAATACGTACAAGCTGCCTAATCCTTTTTTTGTTGTGGCCACTCAAAATCCGGTCGAGTACGAGGGGACGTATCCGCTTCCGGAAGCGCAGCTCGATCGCTTCTTGTTTAAGCTGGTACTTGACTATCCTGGCGAAGAAGCTGAAGTAGAAATTCTACGCAGCCACGTTCCATTCGGACAGCATCAAGAGGAGTCACTCGCAGCCTTATTAACCCCGGAACGCATCACGGAGCTTCAGCGCAGGCTATCCGATGTGGTTGTGGAGGAATCCTTATTCACCTATATTGCTACCATTATTCGCAAAACTCGCGAGTCAAAACGAGTACAGCTGGGAGCCAGTCCTCGTGCGGGAATCGCCGTGCTGATGGCTAGTAAAGCTTGGGCCTTACTGGATGGACGAACGTATGTGACGCCTGACGATATCAAGCTTGTAGCTCGACCTGCGCTGCGGCACAGACTGCTGTTAACACCGCAAGCGGAATTGGAGGGCGGAACAAGTGACCACATCATCCAAGAGACGCTCGGCTCTATTCCGGTTCCTCGATAA
- a CDS encoding RDD family protein: MNESLDKELTIVTPEQVQLQFQTAGIGSRALAHLLDGLILLVMNGLLFLFAILISRLYSGDWLPALADYLIAIAIILWVIVNIGYFVCTEAFMGGQTPGKRMLGLRVLQNNGQSATLLSILIRNLFRLLDMMPTFYFIGAVSIIFSSKDKRIGDMVAGTIVVIEARFERMKRRKHIDKAISKKNYPVLTLEIEEAKRQEITAADWQLLLAWVERIPTMHHVRLQELAIPIAQHFAKKLEHDLGFTLDPAAYLVHLYEKLRNDWEV; the protein is encoded by the coding sequence ATGAACGAGTCTCTGGATAAAGAACTAACCATCGTTACACCTGAGCAGGTGCAATTGCAATTTCAAACCGCAGGCATTGGCAGCAGGGCGTTAGCGCATTTACTTGATGGTTTGATTTTGCTTGTGATGAATGGGCTTTTATTCCTATTTGCTATTTTGATAAGCAGGTTATATTCGGGTGATTGGCTGCCTGCTCTTGCTGATTATTTGATCGCGATTGCCATCATACTTTGGGTTATAGTGAACATAGGCTACTTCGTTTGTACAGAAGCTTTCATGGGCGGGCAAACGCCCGGGAAAAGAATGCTAGGACTTCGCGTGCTCCAAAATAACGGACAGTCTGCAACCTTATTATCGATTTTGATTCGTAACTTATTTCGTTTGCTGGATATGATGCCAACTTTCTACTTCATTGGTGCAGTCAGTATCATCTTTAGTTCAAAAGATAAGCGCATCGGTGATATGGTAGCAGGAACGATTGTTGTGATTGAAGCCCGTTTTGAGCGAATGAAACGTCGCAAACATATCGACAAGGCAATCTCCAAAAAGAATTACCCCGTCCTTACCTTGGAGATAGAGGAAGCCAAAAGACAAGAGATCACTGCGGCAGACTGGCAGCTTTTACTAGCCTGGGTCGAGCGAATACCTACAATGCATCATGTAAGACTGCAAGAGTTAGCCATCCCAATTGCTCAACATTTTGCTAAGAAGTTAGAACATGATCTTGGATTTACACTGGATCCTGCCGCATACTTAGTTCATCTTTATGAGAAGCTGAGAAACGATTGGGAAGTTTAA
- a CDS encoding exosporium protein C — MANQVESYFGLTVTPVTDGVQIPVPLTPAGVGLAEVRVDVPATYPQVVELKATIGVRGDVGTGSVLFRIFRDGQVIYYARLGVESGFEKYYVPTIQAIDVNPPAGSHGYTLSVESLSAGLTATVIGPITLSALVINAL; from the coding sequence ATGGCAAATCAAGTAGAAAGTTACTTCGGTCTTACAGTTACGCCCGTTACTGACGGTGTTCAAATTCCTGTCCCGTTAACTCCGGCAGGAGTAGGACTTGCGGAAGTCAGAGTGGATGTTCCAGCCACATATCCTCAAGTTGTAGAATTGAAAGCAACAATTGGAGTAAGAGGAGATGTAGGTACAGGAAGTGTATTGTTCCGTATTTTCCGCGATGGTCAAGTCATTTACTATGCAAGACTTGGGGTTGAATCTGGCTTCGAGAAATACTATGTTCCAACAATTCAAGCAATTGATGTTAACCCACCAGCAGGATCTCACGGCTATACTTTATCTGTTGAGTCTTTGTCAGCAGGTTTAACAGCTACTGTTATTGGACCTATCACATTGAGTGCTTTAGTTATTAACGCACTCTAA